The Anastrepha obliqua isolate idAnaObli1 chromosome 5, idAnaObli1_1.0, whole genome shotgun sequence DNA window aattatgaattatgaattatgaatcatgaattatgaattatgaattatgaattatgaattatgaattatgaattatgaattataaattatgaattatgaattattaattacgaattatgaattatgaattatgaattatgaattatgaattatgaattatgaattatgaattatgaatcatgaattatgaattatgaattatgaattatgaattatgaattatgaattacggattatgaattatgaattatgaattatgaattatgaattatgaattaagaATTATgagttatgaattatgaattatgaattatgagttatgaattatgaattatgaattatgaattatgaattatgaattatgaattatgaattatgaattatgaattatgaattatgaattatgaattatgaattatgaattatgaattatgaattatgaattatgaattatgaattatgaattatgaattatgaattatgaattatgaattatgaattatgaattatgaattatgaactatgaattatgaattatgaattatgaattatgaattatgaattatgaattatgaattatgaattatgaattatggattatgaattatgaattatgaaaatgtaattatgaattatgaattatgaattatgaattatgaattatgaattatgaattatgaattatgaattatgaattatgaattatgaattatgaattatgaattatgaattatgaattatgaattatgaattatgaattatgaattttgaattatgaattttgaattttgaattatgaattatgaattatgaattatgaattatgaattatgaaaatTGAATTATGAATTAAGAATTATGAATTACGAATTATGAATTAAGaactatgaattatgaattatgaattatgaattatgaattatgaattatgaattatgaattatgaattatgaattatgaattatgaattatgaattatgaattatgaattatgaattatgaattatgagttATGAATTATggattatgaattatgaattatgaattatgaattatgaattatgaattatgaattatgaattatgaattatgaattatgaattatgaattatgaattatgaattatgaattatgaattatgaattatgaattatgaattatgaattatgaattatgaattatgaattatgaattatgaattatgaattatgaattatgaattatgaattatgaattatgaattatgaattatgaattatgaattatgaattatgaattatgaattatgaattatgaattatgaattatgaattatgaattatgaattatgaattatgaattatgaattatgaattatgaattatgaattatgaattatgaattatgaattatgaattatgaattatgaattatgaattatgaattatgaattatgaattatgaattatgaattatgaattatgaattatgaattatgaattatgaattatgaattatgaattatgaattatgaattatgaattatgaattatgaattatgaattatgaattatgaattatgaattatgaattatgaattatgaattatgaattataaattatgaattatgaattattaattacgaattatgaattatgaattatgaattatgaattatgaattatgaattatgaattatgaattatgaattatgaatcatgaattatgaattatgaattatgaattatgaattatgaattatgaattacggattatgaattatgaattatgaattatgaattatgaattatgaattaagaATTATgagttatgaattatgaattatgaattatgaattatgagttatgaattatgaattatgaattataaattatgaattatgaattattaattacgaattatgaattatgaattatgaattatgaattatgaattatgaattatgaattatgaatcatgaattatgaattatgaattatgaattatgaattatgaattatgaattatgaattacgaattatgaattatgaattaccaattatgaattatgaattatgaattatgaattatgaattatgaattgtgACTTATAAATTATgagttatgaattatgaattatgaataacatttttttaaacgaacTTGGATTTTCTGGTACTATTCGATTATTTCGATATCTAgtattaaattctttttatgtgcaatatttttcttttacaaataaCAACATATTTAAAACATAAGGGCTATTTTCTTCATATTCGCATTATTCTTCATTGCCGCAATTCCCCCTGAATTTTCGTGTTTCTTAAAGCTGCTTCTTTTAAAATTCGGTGGGCTTGAAATTGACTTTAGTTACTTGAGATACACTCTAGGGgtttttttaacagaatttaaTGTAGAATACTATTCTGTTAAGAATGGTTTCGATATATCCTTCCATAAAAATTTACCCACCCTAATGTGTATactatagaaaaattaaaaaaaaatgtttggagaAACGAaattgctattaaaaaaaaagttttttaacatCATAACTTAGTTcaatctgcatatgaaaaaagtgtaatttcggaatggaaattttttgtgttttattggtTTTATTGATTAGTGTATGCAAGGTATTTTCAGAGGTATTGACATTCCGAGTGAAAGTAAATTTGACAGGTGATAGCCAGTTTATGCTCAATACGTCTTGTTATATATTGCATTTTACCAAGACTATTAaaagtggtgttggtaaatcagctgagttgtttttttttctttcgccgggTCTATGTTGCTGTCAACCCAGAatgaattcattctttgttttctggtttgccaatactttgttttgacaatcaaacatacaaaaattgttgttggtctagtgtcaCTACCTTTAAAGAATGAACCTTGAAATAATGTAGGTAACTGTATTCAATTTGCCTTGACTGCTATCAACTTTAAATTCGCCTTGAACGAGGCTTTGACGCCAGTACACTTTGCGTTAAAGGTTATTTATAAACTTCAGTATCTAAaacatttgtaaaattattagAGGCCTGgcaatttttgtaaacttttttcttttcaattcatAAAATGTCAGTCACATTTAATACACAATCTTCCAGCAGCAGCAGTTCGAGTGGTCCCGCGACGCCTAACGATGATTCCTCAACTTTTGCAGCCACATCGAATTTGAGGCGCCAGAACGCTCGCGAAAGAAAACGAATTATTAGGCGCCAAACTGGTCTGACCAGTGTACAGGTCCGCGATGAGAAAAGAATACCGGATGATCTCGACACAAGCACACCATTCCAAACACGAATTTTGCTTCTGCTCGCGTCGAAAGATGGCATTAATATAACTGTCAGAGCGTTACTCAGCAACATTACAACCACTTTCTTGCTCATACTTTGGACTGTAGTCATTTTGTTGATGGCTAGGAATAAGATACGCCCCGATGAGTCACGTATGTTCATCCTTGAACCAGACAAACTGAGTACTTACGACATACCACACGACCAAATAGGCGACGAAATTGGCATAGTAATGCACGGCCCATTCGAGGAGACCAACATTTATGCAGAAGATAAAGAGGTGGAAAAGGAAACGGTCACCATGAATATTGTGAGTGTTGACAACAACAACGCAAAGCTATCGGATGATTGGTACGTCTATCTGCTGCCTGGCGATCCGGAGCTGCAGCGCAcagtaaaaaatttgcacgtatTCCCACTCTCTACAAAGCTGAGCTCTGAGGAAAAGCAGCAACTGCAACTCTCCATGACAACCACCAAGCAAGTGACAATCAAATTGAGAGTCGATGCGTATTATGCCAACCGCAAATATGGTGTGCTGTCTGGTGCTTTCGTTTTGATTTTGATGTATGCAATGATTATAACGGAAGTTATCGAACGCACGCTTGCGTCCGTGTTCTGTGCAACACTGGCCGTATCACTGCTGACCACCTGTGAAATTTATATAAGCATATCGACCATTATGTCTTGGGTAGATGTCGAGACGCTATTGATGCTATTCTCCATGATGATACTGATTGCATTACTTTCCGATTCGggcattttcgattttttcgccGTTTACGCATACAAACTGTCGAAGGGTCGCATATGGCCGCTCTTGACTAGCCTATGCTTAATCACCGCCGTACTCTCGGCTTTCCTAGACAACGTCACCATGATGCTATTGATTGCGCCAGTTGTCATTAAACTCTGCGAAGCGCTGCAACTCGATCCAGTGCACTTGTTGACCTTTATGATAATCTACTCCAATATAGGTGCAGCTTCGACGCCTATTGGTGATCCGCCaaacattattataaccaaCAATGAATTTATACGTCTGCATGGCGTACATTTCGGCAATTTCATGTTACACTGCGTACCCTGCGTCATTTTGGTGATCATACAAACTTATTGTGTTCTGCGTTTTATGTTCAAGGATGAAACGAAATTACGATTACACGAAAGCATTGACGATAGCTTGAAACGCCTGGCGCGTCAGAGCGTACGTCTCAATTCAATGGCCTCCATGGGTAGTCTGCGTAGGCAGAGCCAATTGAGCAGACAATCTGAACGGATTTTAATGAAAGTCAAACGACGAAAAGAAAGAGTGACAGCCTCATATAATTCGTTATTGGAGGAACTGCAGTCGGAGTATGGCATAAAGGATATGTCACTGCTCGTTAAAATATCCATCGCATTTGTTTTTACACTTTTGCTATTCTTTTCGCACGGCATTCATGGCTTACATCAGCTCTCGCTTGCTTGGGCTGCACTGGTCGGTGCGCTACTTGCTTTCGTGCTGATCAATATTGATGATTTTCCGTCGTTGTTGCAACGCGTCGAATGGTCgactttgatattttttgcttcGCTATTCATCATCATGGAGGTGCTGATCAAGAATGGTCTAATTGGTTTGATAGGCGAATATGTGCAGGATGTCCTATTGCTGGTGGATGGAAAATATCGCTTGCTAGTAGCGGTTATGCTAATACTTTGGGTATCTGCCATCACTTCGGCCTTTTTCGTTAATATACCGGTTACGGCTATGATGGTGCCCATAGTCATAACGTTGTCACAGGACCAAAATCTGCAACTTCCCCTACATCCTCTGGTATGGGCACTAGCTTTAGGTGCTTGTTTCGGCGGCAATGGTACGTTGATAGCCGCTTCGGCGAATGTGGTGACCGCCGGCATTGCAACTCAACGTGGCTACAAATTTTCGTTCATGGCCTTCTTTGTTATGGGCTTTCCCATAATGTTGGGGAATATCGTTGTGGCCTcgatttatttaatactttgtCATGTGGTTTTCCAATGGCACGATCCGCCAAAGTATGATTAACcgaatttggtttttgttgttcggATTGATGTTTACGGTATTTTTAtgactgaaaataaataaatagtttgttAAAACTTTCTTATTTGGTTTAGTGTCAGGGTGGCTTAAATAAGCAGAGATATAGTGTTTGAGTTTAGGGGGAGAGAGGTTAGGTTAGTCAGGTTGCTTGTTTAACTCGAGACACTCGGTGGCTCTAACGCCCATGGAGATACCTGCATTTGTTTTCCTTCCCCTATCCAAATTTATttaaccacttagatctttttaaccctttcgctacatctttttattgcgccatccaaaaaagccaaatttttgtctgagtatttattttaggaccaataacaatacaaataaattttttttttatttttttttttgttaagtgcttttgttttaatgttgccatatggcaacaaatgttttgtattggtttcaatcgcaaataaacttcttctgcaatctaatgcaagttaacaccttacgagaaatttgttgccatatggcaacaaggttagttttaaaaattagcacagcttttaaagctgcgagcgaaaaaatatatatatatttatatgccaaatgacagattgaacatttttctatatcctttattcaaaaattggtgaaaacatttgcccaaaatgcctaaaaaatttaaaaatgcaaaattcaaatttcagaatgaagtgctatatgccaaaaggctttctttaaaaatgttgtattaccgatatataatgggcggttattatttattttatttctgtttaaccattaaacttcaatttttgaaaatatgtaacaaaaaagttgatattttttacaagagagtgttgacggccttttaaagtttactgttgccatatggcaacaatatcACGAAAGGGTTAAGAAGGTAACTCCACAAGTCCCTTCAGTgagacattttcaaattttctaggTCGTCAAAGAAATAACGCCAAGATATTTAGCACGGCTTCTGTGAAATggcggacatttacagaggagGGTTTGTACCGATTCATTTTCTAATTATTGTTCACCTCCACAACTCCTTCAGAGGTAGTCTTCCTTATGAAGTATACCCATTCTACTCGTTACGATGCCAATAGTGCGGTGACCCGCTGCAATTACACCCTTGAGCGTGCTgctagttgatctgttgaatctaAGTAGGCATTTTGTCCTTTCAGGATTCAGTTTTgaccagagcgctttggagaccctgcagttagtagtcagagaccattGGTTTCcacgattacgctcaagtcaatcgcagtgcaTAGTTCGTTTAAAGGAATGCTTAtatcctctaccactcgctgaaggtccagCTCACAGCTTTTCCTCACACAACCACTCTTTCATTTGTCTCCACTCCAGAGTAGCCGAGAACCCAGCTAAGTGTGGTGTTGCGTTGGGGGATGAGCGAGAGAGGGAGTGAGTTGAGTGGGagagatattttaatttttatcggaTGATTCAATTAGAGGTCAATTGACGTGGAATTTTTGTTCAGTATAGtttgactttttgtaataaaaagcaCAGTCCATTCCCTCGATGACAATTGCTTCCAACAAGTTGGTGTCATTTGTCACGAAGCTCGTGAAACCAGGCCTTGACTGCCACAACCATTCGGTGAACAATTCATTTCATGCCTCATCCGCCAAAACCATGTGGCTGATAGACTTTCTCCTTTGAGGCTGTGTGAAATCCAATTCTACATAGATAAGCCGGCTACAATTGAAGCCTTGGAGGCCAACATTAATCGAGTCATTGGTAAAATACCACTAAATTTGCTCGAAAAAGTCACGGATAATTGGAGCCCCAGAATGCGCCAGCTCAACCACAGTTATGGCcaacattttaaagaaattatttttgttgttggttgtttgGGATGTTAAGAAAGAtgatcaaataaaattatttatttttcattgttttttattagtgAAGAAAGCACTTCTACATGAATCTACCGAGTCGGCGTACCATATTACCGCGGACGTGCCTTATTACTGGTATGCATACACAAGTATCGAACAGTGGTAGCCCCACCGATCTGAGGTATGATTATGCAAGATTAAATTAAAAGCTAATAGGATTGCCGTTGAATATtcgcattgaaaaaaaatttatttattcgccACTACTCACCAACTATCCTGGGGTCGAGGGACAAGTCATTACAACTGAGTTAAAATATGTTCAAGATGAATGAAATCTTGGACTATCGTAGTATCTACTGGATCATACGTAGCTTATAAAAATGGTTGGATGATGAAACCATCAGCCATCGTTGACAACTTCATCTACTCGGGCGCCCAGTAAAAGTGCAGCTTAGACTGAAAGGGCCAAAGTTAAAGGCGTGTTAGATGAGCAAGTT harbors:
- the LOC129249338 gene encoding P protein-like, translated to MSVTFNTQSSSSSSSSGPATPNDDSSTFAATSNLRRQNARERKRIIRRQTGLTSVQVRDEKRIPDDLDTSTPFQTRILLLLASKDGINITVRALLSNITTTFLLILWTVVILLMARNKIRPDESRMFILEPDKLSTYDIPHDQIGDEIGIVMHGPFEETNIYAEDKEVEKETVTMNIVSVDNNNAKLSDDWYVYLLPGDPELQRTVKNLHVFPLSTKLSSEEKQQLQLSMTTTKQVTIKLRVDAYYANRKYGVLSGAFVLILMYAMIITEVIERTLASVFCATLAVSLLTTCEIYISISTIMSWVDVETLLMLFSMMILIALLSDSGIFDFFAVYAYKLSKGRIWPLLTSLCLITAVLSAFLDNVTMMLLIAPVVIKLCEALQLDPVHLLTFMIIYSNIGAASTPIGDPPNIIITNNEFIRLHGVHFGNFMLHCVPCVILVIIQTYCVLRFMFKDETKLRLHESIDDSLKRLARQSVRLNSMASMGSLRRQSQLSRQSERILMKVKRRKERVTASYNSLLEELQSEYGIKDMSLLVKISIAFVFTLLLFFSHGIHGLHQLSLAWAALVGALLAFVLINIDDFPSLLQRVEWSTLIFFASLFIIMEVLIKNGLIGLIGEYVQDVLLLVDGKYRLLVAVMLILWVSAITSAFFVNIPVTAMMVPIVITLSQDQNLQLPLHPLVWALALGACFGGNGTLIAASANVVTAGIATQRGYKFSFMAFFVMGFPIMLGNIVVASIYLILCHVVFQWHDPPKYD